The region TTAACCAGTTCCTCAAGCAGCGTTACGAAAAAGAATTTGCTGGGACAACAGTTGAGCTAAGTACCAGTGACTCGGATACAGCGATCCAGGCGCTTTTGGATGGGAAGATTGATCTGGCTGCTGTAGGGCGTAATTTAACAAAGGCAGAGCAAGAGCAAGGTATTACGCCAGTCAGCATTGGACGTGAAAAAGTTGCAGTGATCATTGGTCCTAACAATCCCTTTAAGGGAAATTTGACGTTTGAACAGTTTGCTAAAATTTTCCGGGGTGAAATTACGGATTGGTCTGAAGTAGGAGGTCCACCCGGACGAATTCGCTTGATTGATCGTCCAGAAACCAGCGATACTCGTCGGACATTTCCGACCTATCCCGTGTTCCAAACAGCTCCTTTCAAAACGGGTGCGACGGCTATCCAGGTAGAGAAAGATGACACTGTAGAGGTCATTAAGCAATTGGGGACGGATGGCATCAGTTATGCAACGTACAGTCATGTAGAGGGATTGGATGATGTCAAGATTGTGCCGATGCACAAGACCCTACCCGATGATCCCCGTTATCCTTTTTCTAAGCCTCGCAATTACGTCTATAAAGGTACACCCAGTCCTGCGATCGCTGCGTTTTTGGGCTATGTTACTGGTGCACCCGGACAAGCTGCGATCGCAGAAGCGGGAGAAGCCGAAGCCGAAGCAATTGCTTCCGGTAAAGACCTTTCAACCGATGCCACTGCTGCCGCTGCTGCCGCCGGAAATACTCCGGAAACAACCACATCACCGGACTCTACTCCCACCACGGAGACCCCGGATGTGGCAGCAGTTCCACCCGTAGACACTTCACCAAGTGTACCATTCAGCTTTTCGGCTCCTGGCATTTGGGATGATTTGTTGGCTTTATTGCTGCTCCCCTTGCTAGCGGGGTTGTTATGGCTATTCTGGCGGCGATCGCGCCCCACGACAACGCCTCTCCCCACTGCTACATCATCAATACCTGCTGCTCCGCCACCAGTTGCTCCAACTCAGCCAGTGAGTGAACCGCTGGCGGCGATCTCTGCTCCAGATCCTGATCTACCTCCCGTGCACACGCCAGAACCTGATGTGCTTCCCCTGGTATCAGGGTCAGAACCAACAGTTACCGCGTCTGTACCGCCGCCAGTTATTCCCCCTCTTGCTGAAACACCAGAGATACCTGCGGCTGAAATGCCTTCTGTTTCACTCGTTGAAGCAGCCTCTCCAAACGGATCAGCGATCAGTAGTGTTGCAGCAGGAGCGGTTGCTGCCGGTCTGGGAGCGGCAGGATTAGCATCTTTATCTGATGATCCAGGGCAGGCGGATGTGGAGGCGGCAAAATATGATGTTGGGCAAACAGACGATACGGCAATCGCACCACATGGCGATACATCCCTTGCAGGTGTGGACGATGGATTAACTGGGTTGCCATCTGGTTATGGCGAAAGTCGGATTGTTCTGATGTCTCGTGATCCGCAGTGGGCGTATGCCTATTGGGATGTGTCGAATGAGCATAAGGCCGCTCTACGTCGCGAAGGTGGAAGCCGTTTAGCGTTGCGGTTTTATGATGTGACAGATGTAGATATCAATGTTCAAAATCCTCACAGTATGCAGCAGTATGACTGTGAGGAGATTGCTCAGGACTGGTACATTCCGGTGCCTGTAAGCGATCGCGACTATTTAGTGGAAATTGGTTACCTTGCCAATGATGGACGCTGGCTAATATTAGCGCGGTCTGCCCCTGTTCGGATTCCCCCTGTATATCCATCCGATTGGTCAAACGAGCAGTTTTTGACCGTGGACTGGGAGGAAAATCTACAAGGGCAAACCTTCATGCAGCTAACACCGCCGCGTCAAAATCCCAGCATTCATGAAACAATGTATGCCTTGTCGCTAGGTACAGAAGCGCAACGAGTTGCTGGTTCAATATATGGCTCTATGCAAGCAGTCAGTTCCCATGCTTTTCCATCTGGAGTCGGGATGTCTGGGATTGGCATGTCGGGCGTTGGGATGATGTCCGGGGTGGGAATGGCTGGTGTAGGAATAATGTCAGGCGTGGGCATGTCCGGCATTGGGATGGCAATACCTACGGTGTCTGGGATTGGCATGTCTGGAGTCGGCATGTCGGGTATTGGAATGATGTCTGGGGTTGGGATGTCGATTTCCACCATGTCGGGTGTAGGTATGATGTCTGGGGTAGGCATGATGTCGGGCGTGGGCATGATGTCTGGAATTGGGATGATGTCCGGGGTGGGCATGTCCGTTCCAACTATGTCGGGCATGGGCATGATATCTGGAATTGGGATGATGTCTGGGGTGGGCATGTCCGTTCCAACCATGTCGGGCATAGGCATGATGTCCGGGGTGGGGTTAATGGCACAAATGTCAGGTGTGGGCATGTCAGGTGTGGGATTCTCAGCATCTATGCCACCCATCCGCCCCCGCAAGTTCTGGTTAATTGCTGATGCTGAACTAATCGTCTATGGTGCAACTGAACCGGATGCCACCGTAACGATCGCTGGTCGTCCAATTCAGCTCAACCCTGATGGCACCTTTCGCTTCCAGATGTCATTCCAGGATGGCAATATCGACTTTCCAATTTTGGCAGTAGCAGCCGATGGGGTTCAAACTCGCTCCATCCATATGACGTTTGATCGTGAAACACCTGAGCGCAACACAAACACCAAAGAAAATGCAGTCAATGAATGGTTAACTTGAGTTTTGTCCAAGATAGGTTACCCCTCCCCTACAGGACTACCCCTTGGCAAAGAAAAGTAGGAGAGGAAGATTGTGTTTATCGTCAGTTTGTCTAGAAACTAGGGACATACTCCAATGTTGCTTTGTCCACCTAACCCGTTGGATACCCAACCTGCTGTGGGAGCTTCAATTTGTACCCAGGTGCGACCTTCAGAGTCTCGGCTGGTGGTGGCAGGGTTGGTAGTGATGGTAAACCGTTGATACAGTGCCAAACCGCCCACAGTTGCAGAAGTTCTAGAAGGATCGCGCTTAATTACCAGACCTTCTGGTGGATTAATCACTCTGCGGCAGCGGCTAGGTGGAGGGGGTGGGGGCGGGGTTGGTCCACAATAAACCAGAAAGCCTGGACCACCAATTCCATTGGAAATCCAGCCTGCATTGGGAGCAGAAATTTGTACCCAAGTACGACCTGCGCCATCTTTGCTGGTGGTTGCAGGACTAGTTGTCAAGGTGACTGTCTCACCGCGCCCAACGCCACCAACCCGTTGTGCACTGGTGGAAGGGTTGGCTCGGATAACTAATCCTTCTGGTGGGTTGATGACTCGGCGGCACAAATCAGCCGTGGCAGCCTGGGCAAGGATGACAGCATCTGAGGTGTCCGGATTAGCGTAAACTGGCAGGGTTGTACTACCCATTGCTGTAAGTGCGATCGCAGTACAGAGAAGTGTATTTTTATATGTCGGATTATCTTTTTTCACGTGCTACGCTCCTCACAAGATGTATATCTGCATAAGCGAAAAAACAATACAGCGTCATTAAAGCAGATGTATCCCTGAGTTAGGCGAATTTTCCACGCAGTTTAACGAGTTTTATGGAGTTTTATGAGTTTATGGAAAAACTACGGGGCGTCAGCAGTGTATGACTGAGCAGTTAATCTCAGCGGTTGAGTTTGAAGTGGTGACGGTGGACGAATTGGGACGCCCGAACAAGCGAATACAAAAATCGGCTCAATGCTGGCGGGAAGACTTAAATGATCACCTGGTACTAGAACTTGTTGCCATTCCAGGCGGAGCCTACGTTAGAGGAGCACCACCCACAGAAGAAGGCTGGCAATCCAATCAAGCTCCTCAACAGCAGGTAGCGATCGCTCCTTTTTGGATGAGCCGTACCCCGATTACACAGGCACAATGGCACGTAGTTGCAGCGTTTCCCTCCCTTAACCGCAAACTATCCCCCAATCCGTCCTGCTTTGCAGGCAACAATCGCCCTGTTGAACAAGTCTCCTGGCATGACGCTGTCGAATTCTGTGCCCGCCTCTCAGCATTCACCAATCGCACCTATCGTTTACCCAGTGAGGCGGAATGGGAATATGCCTGCCGGGCTGGAACCCAGACTCCGTTTCACTTTGGCGAAACAATTACTACTGATTTGGCAAACTACTCTGGCGTGAACTGGGAATATGATGGCAAATTGTGCAATAAGGGATTCTATGGCAAAGGACCCCTTGGCAGCGATCGCCGCGCAACAACCGATGTTGGCAGTTTTGGTGTGGCGAATGCCTTTGGTTTGTATGACATGCACGGGCTAGTAAAAGAATGGTGTGCTGATTACTGGCATCCCAGCTATGCCAACGCTCCCACCAACAATAGCCCCTGGTTAGCCGATGGTGATGCAACTCTACGAGTGTTGCGCGGTGGTTCCTGGAATGGTGGACCTAGAACCTGCCGCTCAGCATTTCGTAGCCGCTCCTCAGCCGATAGCAACCTTTACGATATTGGGTTTCGAGTGGTGATGGAAGTAAGGGAAGGGAGATGAGAAAGATAGGGAATGAAGAGGACTTGAAAGAGCCGATTTGAGATAACAAATTCAGTCTAACCGCCGATCCTCAATATTCAACCTCCAATCCCTAACCAGCACTCCATCTCCCTATCCCCCCATTCCCCCTCCTTCTCACCTGATTGGATGCCGCATTGTCACAAATTCTTCTGCCGCAGTGGGATGAATCCCAACGGTGGCATCAAAGTTGGCTTTGGTTGCCCCGGTTTTGAGGGCGATCGCCACCCCTTGAATGATTTCAGCCGCATACGTCCCAACCATGTGAGCACCCACGACTTTATCGGATGAGGCATGAACAATCAGCTTCATCATGGTTTTCTCGTCTTTACCTGCCAGAGTGTAATACATGGGGCGGAAGCGCGTATAGAAAACCTTGAGATCATCCCCGTATTTCTCTTTTGCTTCGGTTTCAGTTAGTCCAACCGTTGCCGCTTCGGGCGTGGTAAATACGGCTGTGGGAACGTTCTCGTAACTCATCACCCGTGGTATGCCACCAAAGACAGTATCGGCAAAAGCTCGACCTTCATTGATGGCAACTGGAGTCAGGTTCATTTTGTTAGTGCAATCGCCTACGGCGTAAATGTTCTCTTCGGCAGTTTGGCTGTATTCGTCGACCAACACAGCCCCATCCCGACATTTTACGCCCGTGTTTTCTAGCCCCAAGTTATGGGTGTTAGGTTTACGTCCAACTGCCGCCAGACTCACGGCATCTGCAATCACCGTTTCCGCTGTATCACCCGTTCCGACCGAAACTGCAACACCATGCTCTGATTTTTCGATTGCGATTAGCTGCACACCTTTAATGATATTGATGCCATGATTCATCATGCCTTGCTGAATCTCACTGCGAATGTCTTCATCGAAGCCGCGCAAAATGCGATCGCCGCGAATGATCTGAGTGACTTCCGTCCCTAAACCGTTCAGGATGCAGGCAAATTCACAACCAATGTACCCACCGCCTAAAATTACCATGCGTTTGGGTTGCTCTTTGAGATGAAAGATGTCATCCGAAGTAATAGCGTGCTCAATCCCCAAAATATTCGGCAAAAATGGTCTACCACCCACTGCAATTAACACCTTGTCCGCGGTAACTTTCTTATCGCCTAGATCAATTGTATGGGGATCAATAAACTTGGCTCGGCTACGAAATACCTCCACTTTGGAGCCGTCCAACATCTTCTGATAAATTCCGTTTAAGCGATCAACCTCATGATTGACCGCCGCAATCATCGCTTCCCAATCGAGGGAACTTTGTACTGCACTCCATCCGTACCCCCGTGCTTCCTCAAACATAGCAGGGAAGTGAGAGGCGTAAACCATGAGCTTCTTGGGAACACAACCACGATTTACACAAGTTCCGCCCAGGCGATCGCACTCAGCAATCCCGACCCGTGCCCCATATTCTGCTGCCCGTCTGGCAGTTGCAATTCCCCCTGAGCCAGCACCAATTACAAACAAATCAAAATCGTAGCCCATAGTCCCCCCAAATATATCAATCCATCAGATACCCCCCATCCCCTATTCTTTATGCTACCGCTGTGGGCACTTTAGCAGTCTTCAGATAGGTCAGCATCGTATCGGCATCGGATACTTCAAATGGGTCTGTTGGACAGTTGTCAGCAAAGTCTGGCTCGATGAAGATTTTTTCGATTTCGCAATCATTCACGACCATCGAATATCGCCAAGAACGCATTCCGAAACCAAGGTTAGACTTATCAACCAACATTCCCATCTTGCGGGTAAATTCACCATTGCCATCAGGTAACAAGAACACGTTCTTCGCACCTTGCTGTTTACCCCACTGGAACATCACAAACGCATCATTCACAGAGATACAAATTACTTGATCAATTCCCTGCGCTCTGATCTCGTCATACAGTTCCTCATAACGAGGGAGGTGAGTAGAGGAGCAAGTGGGTGTGAATGCACCAGGAAGAGAGAACACGACGACTCGCTTACCACCAAAAATTTCTTGCGTAGTGCGGTCTTGCCAACGGAAGGGATTGGGTCCTTCAACCGATTCATCTCGTACACGGGTCTTAAACACAACGTTAGGCACTCGTGTCACTGCTGCCATGTGGTCTCTCCTTTAAGTTGACTAATAAAACTGGAACCATTAACTATTGAGACCTGTAAAGATCTCATCCTAAGTCAGAATAATTCTGATTTAGGAATTAGTAAACTGTAATAATTACTTAGT is a window of Leptolyngbyaceae cyanobacterium JSC-12 DNA encoding:
- a CDS encoding hypothetical protein (IMG reference gene:2510093714) — protein: MSKNHQTPVISLALLVALTANPLAFLSSGSVVAQSPSPAPSFPLPTSVPTGSTVKVDGSPSMTVVNQFLKQRYEKEFAGTTVELSTSDSDTAIQALLDGKIDLAAVGRNLTKAEQEQGITPVSIGREKVAVIIGPNNPFKGNLTFEQFAKIFRGEITDWSEVGGPPGRIRLIDRPETSDTRRTFPTYPVFQTAPFKTGATAIQVEKDDTVEVIKQLGTDGISYATYSHVEGLDDVKIVPMHKTLPDDPRYPFSKPRNYVYKGTPSPAIAAFLGYVTGAPGQAAIAEAGEAEAEAIASGKDLSTDATAAAAAAGNTPETTTSPDSTPTTETPDVAAVPPVDTSPSVPFSFSAPGIWDDLLALLLLPLLAGLLWLFWRRSRPTTTPLPTATSSIPAAPPPVAPTQPVSEPLAAISAPDPDLPPVHTPEPDVLPLVSGSEPTVTASVPPPVIPPLAETPEIPAAEMPSVSLVEAASPNGSAISSVAAGAVAAGLGAAGLASLSDDPGQADVEAAKYDVGQTDDTAIAPHGDTSLAGVDDGLTGLPSGYGESRIVLMSRDPQWAYAYWDVSNEHKAALRREGGSRLALRFYDVTDVDINVQNPHSMQQYDCEEIAQDWYIPVPVSDRDYLVEIGYLANDGRWLILARSAPVRIPPVYPSDWSNEQFLTVDWEENLQGQTFMQLTPPRQNPSIHETMYALSLGTEAQRVAGSIYGSMQAVSSHAFPSGVGMSGIGMSGVGMMSGVGMAGVGIMSGVGMSGIGMAIPTVSGIGMSGVGMSGIGMMSGVGMSISTMSGVGMMSGVGMMSGVGMMSGIGMMSGVGMSVPTMSGMGMISGIGMMSGVGMSVPTMSGIGMMSGVGLMAQMSGVGMSGVGFSASMPPIRPRKFWLIADAELIVYGATEPDATVTIAGRPIQLNPDGTFRFQMSFQDGNIDFPILAVAADGVQTRSIHMTFDRETPERNTNTKENAVNEWLT
- a CDS encoding hypothetical protein (IMG reference gene:2510093715); the protein is MKKDNPTYKNTLLCTAIALTAMGSTTLPVYANPDTSDAVILAQAATADLCRRVINPPEGLVIRANPSTSAQRVGGVGRGETVTLTTSPATTSKDGAGRTWVQISAPNAGWISNGIGGPGFLVYCGPTPPPPPPPSRCRRVINPPEGLVIKRDPSRTSATVGGLALYQRFTITTNPATTSRDSEGRTWVQIEAPTAGWVSNGLGGQSNIGVCP
- a CDS encoding hypothetical protein (IMG reference gene:2510093716~PFAM: Formylglycine-generating sulfatase enzyme), which encodes MTEQLISAVEFEVVTVDELGRPNKRIQKSAQCWREDLNDHLVLELVAIPGGAYVRGAPPTEEGWQSNQAPQQQVAIAPFWMSRTPITQAQWHVVAAFPSLNRKLSPNPSCFAGNNRPVEQVSWHDAVEFCARLSAFTNRTYRLPSEAEWEYACRAGTQTPFHFGETITTDLANYSGVNWEYDGKLCNKGFYGKGPLGSDRRATTDVGSFGVANAFGLYDMHGLVKEWCADYWHPSYANAPTNNSPWLADGDATLRVLRGGSWNGGPRTCRSAFRSRSSADSNLYDIGFRVVMEVREGR
- a CDS encoding NADPH-glutathione reductase (IMG reference gene:2510093717~PFAM: Pyridine nucleotide-disulphide oxidoreductase; Pyridine nucleotide-disulphide oxidoreductase, dimerisation domain~TIGRFAM: glutathione-disulfide reductase, plant; glutathione-disulfide reductase, animal/bacterial); translation: MGYDFDLFVIGAGSGGIATARRAAEYGARVGIAECDRLGGTCVNRGCVPKKLMVYASHFPAMFEEARGYGWSAVQSSLDWEAMIAAVNHEVDRLNGIYQKMLDGSKVEVFRSRAKFIDPHTIDLGDKKVTADKVLIAVGGRPFLPNILGIEHAITSDDIFHLKEQPKRMVILGGGYIGCEFACILNGLGTEVTQIIRGDRILRGFDEDIRSEIQQGMMNHGINIIKGVQLIAIEKSEHGVAVSVGTGDTAETVIADAVSLAAVGRKPNTHNLGLENTGVKCRDGAVLVDEYSQTAEENIYAVGDCTNKMNLTPVAINEGRAFADTVFGGIPRVMSYENVPTAVFTTPEAATVGLTETEAKEKYGDDLKVFYTRFRPMYYTLAGKDEKTMMKLIVHASSDKVVGAHMVGTYAAEIIQGVAIALKTGATKANFDATVGIHPTAAEEFVTMRHPIR
- a CDS encoding peroxiredoxin (IMG reference gene:2510093718~PFAM: Redoxin), which gives rise to MAAVTRVPNVVFKTRVRDESVEGPNPFRWQDRTTQEIFGGKRVVVFSLPGAFTPTCSSTHLPRYEELYDEIRAQGIDQVICISVNDAFVMFQWGKQQGAKNVFLLPDGNGEFTRKMGMLVDKSNLGFGMRSWRYSMVVNDCEIEKIFIEPDFADNCPTDPFEVSDADTMLTYLKTAKVPTAVA